From the Streptomyces syringium genome, one window contains:
- the leuA gene encoding 2-isopropylmalate synthase has protein sequence MTEISVGRPTPVTAATVTQKPSGMPIHKYGRYEAVHIPDRTWPDNRITAAPRWLSTDLRDGNQALIDPMSPARKREMFDLLVRMGYKEIEVGFPSSGATDFDFVRSIIEEGAIPEDVTISVLTQAREELIERTVESLRGAHRATVHLYNATAPVFRRVVFRGSREQVKQIAVDGTRLVMEYADKILGDGTAFGYQYSPEIFTDTELDFALEVCEGVMDVWQPEAGREIILNLPATVERSTPSTHADRFEWMSRNLSRREFVCLSVHPHNDRGTAVAAAELAVMAGADRVEGCLFGQGERTGNVDLVTLGMNLFSQGVDPQIDFSQIDEIRRTSEYCNQMEVHPRHPYAGDLVYTAFSGSHQDAIKKGFDAMEADAAAQGKTVDDIEWAVPYLPIDPKDVGRSYEAVIRVNSQSGKGGIAYVLKNDHKLDLPRRMQIEFSRTIQAKTDAEGGEVTPQQIWSVFQDEYLPTPENPWGRIALRDTQTSTAGDGVDSLTVEAVLDGRDTVLTGTGNGPISAFFDALGSVGVDARLLDYSEHTMSEGASAQAASYIECVIDGVVLWGIGIDPNTTRASIKAVVSAVNRAYRN, from the coding sequence ATGACCGAGATTTCCGTCGGCAGGCCCACGCCCGTCACCGCGGCCACCGTGACCCAGAAGCCGTCCGGGATGCCGATCCACAAGTACGGCCGCTACGAGGCCGTGCACATCCCCGACCGCACCTGGCCGGACAACCGCATCACCGCCGCCCCCCGCTGGCTCTCCACCGACCTGCGCGACGGGAACCAGGCGCTGATCGACCCGATGTCGCCGGCCCGCAAGCGCGAGATGTTCGACCTGCTGGTCCGCATGGGCTACAAGGAGATCGAGGTCGGCTTCCCCTCCTCCGGGGCCACCGACTTCGACTTCGTACGGTCGATCATCGAAGAGGGCGCGATCCCCGAGGACGTGACGATCTCCGTCCTGACCCAGGCGCGCGAAGAGCTGATCGAGCGGACCGTCGAATCGCTGCGCGGGGCGCACCGCGCGACCGTGCACCTGTACAACGCCACGGCGCCCGTCTTCCGCCGCGTCGTCTTCCGGGGCTCGCGGGAGCAGGTCAAGCAGATCGCCGTGGACGGCACCCGGCTGGTCATGGAGTACGCCGACAAGATCCTCGGCGACGGGACCGCGTTCGGCTACCAGTACAGCCCGGAGATCTTCACCGACACCGAGCTGGACTTCGCCCTGGAGGTCTGCGAGGGCGTCATGGACGTCTGGCAGCCCGAGGCGGGCCGCGAGATCATCCTCAATCTGCCGGCCACCGTGGAGCGGTCGACCCCCTCCACCCACGCCGACCGCTTCGAGTGGATGTCGCGGAACCTGTCGCGGCGCGAGTTCGTGTGTCTGTCGGTGCACCCGCACAACGACCGGGGCACGGCCGTCGCCGCCGCCGAGCTGGCGGTCATGGCCGGGGCGGACCGGGTCGAGGGCTGCCTGTTCGGGCAGGGCGAGCGGACCGGCAACGTCGACCTGGTCACCCTCGGCATGAACCTGTTCAGCCAGGGCGTGGACCCGCAGATCGACTTCTCGCAGATCGACGAGATCCGTCGCACCTCCGAGTACTGCAACCAGATGGAGGTCCACCCGCGCCACCCCTACGCGGGCGACCTGGTCTACACCGCCTTCTCCGGCTCCCACCAGGACGCCATCAAGAAGGGCTTCGACGCCATGGAGGCCGACGCGGCCGCCCAGGGCAAGACCGTGGACGACATCGAGTGGGCCGTGCCGTACCTGCCCATCGACCCCAAGGACGTCGGCCGCAGCTACGAGGCCGTCATCCGCGTCAACTCGCAGTCCGGCAAGGGCGGCATCGCCTACGTCCTGAAGAACGACCACAAGCTGGATCTGCCGCGCCGGATGCAGATCGAGTTCTCCCGCACCATCCAGGCCAAGACCGACGCCGAGGGCGGCGAGGTCACCCCGCAGCAGATCTGGTCGGTCTTCCAGGACGAGTACCTGCCCACGCCGGAGAACCCGTGGGGCCGCATCGCCCTGCGCGACACCCAGACCTCGACGGCCGGCGACGGCGTCGACTCGCTGACCGTCGAGGCCGTCCTGGACGGCCGGGACACGGTGCTGACCGGTACGGGCAACGGCCCGATCTCCGCGTTCTTCGACGCGCTGGGCTCGGTCGGCGTCGACGCCCGTCTGCTGGACTACTCCGAGCACACGATGAGCGAGGGCGCCAGCGCGCAGGCCGCCTCGTACATCGAGTGCGTGATCGACGGCGTGGTGCTGTGGGGCATCGGCATCGACCCCAACACCACCCGCGCCTCGATCAAGGCCGTCGTCTCCGCGGTCAACCGCGCGTACCGGAACTGA
- a CDS encoding M4 family metallopeptidase, with protein MDATSHKVFCTIVPPHVLDRLAQSEDERLSGPARRTLEHDSLQRTRRRITALRGAAAPLGTPSDTPQRTIFDAEHQETLPGRKVHSEGDQPAQDATVNRAHAGLGATFELFLKVYGRHSIDGAGLPLNATVHYGENYDNAFWDGERMVFGDGDNDLFLDFTIPVDVIGHELTHGVVQHTANLEYYGQSGALNESVADVFGSLIKQYALGQTADQADWLIGAGLLGPNVDRGEALRSMKAPGTAYDDDILGKDPQPATMDDYVRTSRDNGGVHINSGIPNHAFYLLATALGGNAWERAGHIWYDTLTGGELASDADFKDFARLTVEAARARFGEGAELEAVLKAWSSVGVPTS; from the coding sequence ATGGACGCCACATCTCACAAGGTCTTCTGCACCATCGTTCCGCCCCACGTGCTGGACAGGCTCGCGCAGTCCGAGGACGAGCGGCTCTCCGGGCCCGCCCGGCGCACCCTGGAGCACGACTCCCTCCAGCGCACCCGCCGCCGGATCACCGCCCTGCGCGGTGCCGCGGCCCCGCTCGGCACCCCCTCCGACACACCACAGCGCACGATCTTCGACGCCGAGCACCAGGAGACGCTCCCGGGCCGGAAGGTGCACTCCGAGGGCGACCAGCCGGCCCAGGACGCCACGGTCAACCGCGCGCACGCGGGGCTCGGCGCGACGTTCGAGCTGTTCCTCAAGGTCTACGGGCGGCATTCCATCGACGGCGCCGGGCTGCCGCTGAACGCGACGGTCCACTACGGCGAGAACTACGACAACGCCTTCTGGGACGGCGAGCGGATGGTCTTCGGGGACGGGGACAACGACCTCTTCCTCGACTTCACCATCCCCGTCGACGTCATCGGCCACGAGCTGACCCACGGCGTCGTACAGCACACGGCCAATCTGGAGTACTACGGCCAGTCGGGCGCGCTGAACGAGTCCGTCGCGGACGTCTTCGGCTCCCTCATCAAGCAGTACGCCCTCGGGCAGACCGCCGACCAGGCCGACTGGCTGATCGGGGCGGGTCTGCTGGGGCCCAATGTGGACCGTGGTGAGGCCCTGCGCTCGATGAAGGCACCCGGCACCGCCTACGACGACGACATCCTCGGCAAGGACCCGCAGCCCGCCACCATGGACGACTACGTCCGCACCTCACGCGACAACGGCGGCGTGCACATCAATTCCGGCATCCCCAACCACGCCTTCTATCTGCTGGCCACCGCCCTCGGCGGCAACGCCTGGGAGCGCGCGGGTCACATCTGGTACGACACGCTGACCGGCGGCGAGCTGGCCTCGGACGCCGACTTCAAGGACTTCGCGCGGCTGACCGTGGAGGCGGCCCGGGCCCGGTTCGGCGAGGGCGCCGAGCTCGAAGCCGTGCTCAAGGCGTGGTCGTCGGTGGGAGTTCCCACCTCGTAG
- a CDS encoding protealysin inhibitor emfourin codes for MRIAITRTGGFAGIERRAELDTTGRPDATHLEALAHRALVPCAPGATAPPGVPDGFHYDITVDGRTVHCADPHVTHEQRELIRYVLKEGA; via the coding sequence ATGCGGATTGCCATCACCCGTACCGGCGGTTTCGCCGGTATCGAGCGCCGGGCCGAGCTGGACACGACCGGCCGGCCCGACGCGACCCACCTGGAAGCTCTCGCGCACCGGGCACTCGTCCCGTGCGCCCCGGGGGCCACGGCGCCGCCCGGGGTGCCGGACGGCTTCCACTACGACATCACCGTGGACGGCCGGACGGTGCACTGCGCCGACCCGCACGTCACGCACGAGCAGCGGGAGCTGATCAGATACGTCCTGAAGGAAGGCGCGTAA
- the era gene encoding GTPase Era, with amino-acid sequence MDSAASPSQAPHRAGFACFVGRPNAGKSTLTNALVGTKVAITSNRPQTTRHTVRGIVHRPDAQLVLVDTPGLHKPRTLLGERLNDVVRTTWAEVDVIGFCLPADQKLGPGDKFIAKELAGIKKTPKIAIVTKTDLVDSKQLAEQLIAIDQLAVELGFEWQTIVPVSAVGDKQVSLLADLIAPLLPESPPLYPEGDLTDEPEMVMVAELIREAALEGVRDELPHSIAVVVEEMIPREDRPENKPLLDIHANVYIERPSQKGIIIGPKGARLKEVGMKSRKHIEALLGTPVYLDLHVKVAKDWQRDPKQLRKLGF; translated from the coding sequence ATGGACAGTGCTGCCTCCCCCTCCCAGGCCCCTCACCGCGCGGGCTTCGCGTGCTTCGTCGGCCGCCCCAACGCGGGCAAGTCGACCCTGACCAACGCACTGGTGGGGACGAAGGTCGCGATCACCTCCAACCGGCCGCAGACCACCCGCCACACCGTGCGCGGCATCGTGCACCGCCCCGACGCCCAGCTCGTCCTCGTCGACACCCCCGGGCTGCACAAGCCCCGCACGCTGCTCGGCGAGCGGCTCAACGACGTCGTGCGGACCACCTGGGCCGAGGTCGACGTGATCGGCTTCTGCCTGCCCGCCGACCAGAAGCTCGGCCCCGGTGACAAGTTCATCGCCAAGGAACTCGCGGGGATCAAGAAGACCCCGAAGATCGCCATCGTCACCAAGACGGACCTGGTCGACTCCAAGCAGCTCGCCGAGCAGCTCATCGCGATCGACCAGCTCGCCGTGGAGCTCGGCTTCGAGTGGCAGACGATCGTCCCCGTCTCGGCGGTGGGCGACAAGCAGGTCTCGCTGCTGGCCGACCTCATCGCCCCGCTGCTCCCGGAGAGCCCGCCGCTCTACCCCGAGGGCGACCTCACCGACGAGCCCGAGATGGTCATGGTCGCCGAGCTGATCCGCGAGGCCGCGCTGGAGGGTGTGCGCGACGAACTGCCGCACTCCATCGCCGTCGTCGTGGAGGAGATGATCCCGCGCGAGGACCGGCCGGAGAACAAGCCGCTGCTCGACATCCACGCCAACGTCTACATCGAGCGGCCGAGCCAGAAGGGCATCATCATCGGCCCCAAGGGCGCGCGCTTGAAGGAGGTCGGCATGAAGTCCCGCAAGCACATCGAGGCCCTGCTCGGCACGCCGGTCTACCTCGACCTGCACGTCAAGGTGGCCAAGGACTGGCAGCGGGACCCGAAGCAGCTCCGGAAGCTCGGCTTCTAG
- a CDS encoding cytidine deaminase has protein sequence MTDNATLDPEDRKLITLARSTRARNAVAEGAAVRDENGRTYVAGTVDLDSLKLSALATAVAMAVASGAKSLEAAVVVSEAEAASDADRAAVRDLGGPTTPVLLAGPDGTVRAALTAG, from the coding sequence ATGACGGACAACGCCACGCTGGACCCCGAAGACCGCAAGCTGATCACGCTCGCCCGATCCACGCGCGCCCGTAACGCCGTGGCCGAGGGCGCCGCCGTGCGTGACGAGAACGGCCGGACGTACGTCGCCGGGACCGTCGACCTCGATTCGCTGAAGCTCAGCGCCCTCGCCACCGCCGTCGCGATGGCCGTGGCCAGTGGCGCGAAGTCGCTGGAGGCCGCCGTCGTCGTCTCCGAGGCCGAGGCCGCGTCCGACGCGGACCGCGCGGCCGTCCGCGACCTGGGCGGGCCCACCACCCCCGTACTCCTCGCGGGCCCGGACGGGACCGTGCGCGCCGCCCTCACCGCGGGGTAG
- a CDS encoding hemolysin family protein: protein MTGQLIAAAVLLLVVAWLAACAEAGLARTTRFRAEEAVRAGRRGSAKLMAVAADPTRYLNVALLVRVACEMAAGVLVTYVSLREFDKTWQALTVAIAVMVLVSYVAVGVSPRTIGRQHPLNTATAAAYVLLPLARIMGPVPRLLILIGNALTPGKGFRMGPFASEAELRAMVDLAEKESLIEDDERRMVHSVFELGDTLVREVMVPRTDLVVIERGKTIRQALTLALRSGFSRIPVTGESEDDIVGIVYLKDLVRKTHISRDAESELVSTAMRPAVFVPDTKNAGDLLREMQQQRTHCAVVIDEYGGTAGIVTIEDILEEIVGEITDEYDRELPPVEELDDDRYRVTARLDIGDLGELYGLELDDEDVETVGGLLAKSLGRVPIAGATAEVDLTADTTDPTLRALRLTAESAAGRRNRIVTVLVEPVRVPEPAED, encoded by the coding sequence GTGACCGGGCAGCTGATCGCCGCGGCGGTCCTGCTCCTCGTCGTCGCCTGGCTCGCCGCCTGCGCGGAGGCGGGCCTGGCGCGCACCACCCGGTTCCGTGCCGAGGAGGCCGTGCGGGCGGGCCGTCGCGGCAGCGCCAAGCTGATGGCCGTCGCAGCCGACCCGACCCGCTACCTCAATGTGGCGCTGCTGGTGCGCGTCGCCTGCGAGATGGCGGCCGGCGTCCTGGTGACGTACGTGAGCCTGCGCGAATTCGACAAGACCTGGCAGGCGCTGACGGTCGCCATCGCGGTGATGGTCCTCGTCTCCTACGTGGCCGTCGGCGTCTCCCCGCGCACCATCGGCCGCCAGCACCCGCTCAACACCGCGACCGCGGCCGCGTACGTGCTGCTGCCGCTCGCCCGGATCATGGGCCCGGTGCCGCGGCTGCTGATCCTCATCGGCAACGCTCTTACCCCCGGCAAGGGCTTCCGCATGGGCCCGTTCGCCTCCGAGGCGGAACTGCGGGCCATGGTCGACCTGGCGGAGAAGGAGTCGCTGATCGAGGACGACGAGCGCCGGATGGTGCACTCCGTCTTCGAGCTCGGCGACACGCTCGTCCGCGAGGTCATGGTGCCCCGCACGGATCTCGTCGTCATCGAGCGCGGCAAGACCATCCGCCAGGCGCTGACCCTGGCGCTGCGCTCGGGCTTCTCCCGGATACCCGTCACCGGCGAGAGCGAGGACGACATCGTCGGCATCGTCTACCTCAAGGACCTCGTCCGGAAGACGCACATCAGCCGCGACGCCGAGTCCGAGCTGGTCTCGACGGCGATGCGCCCCGCGGTCTTCGTGCCCGACACCAAGAACGCGGGCGACCTGCTGCGGGAGATGCAGCAGCAGCGCACCCACTGCGCGGTCGTCATCGACGAGTACGGCGGCACCGCCGGCATCGTCACCATCGAGGACATCCTCGAGGAGATCGTCGGTGAGATCACCGACGAGTACGACCGCGAGCTGCCGCCCGTGGAGGAACTCGACGACGACCGCTACCGCGTCACGGCCCGCCTCGACATCGGCGACCTCGGCGAGCTGTACGGCCTGGAGCTGGACGACGAGGACGTGGAGACGGTCGGCGGCCTGCTCGCCAAGTCCCTCGGCCGCGTCCCCATCGCGGGCGCCACGGCCGAGGTCGACCTCACCGCCGACACCACCGACCCCACGCTGCGGGCCCTGCGCCTGACCGCCGAATCCGCGGCGGGCCGCCGCAACCGCATCGTGACGGTCCTGGTCGAACCGGTACGCGTGCCGGAGCCGGCCGAGGACTGA
- the ybeY gene encoding rRNA maturation RNase YbeY, whose translation MAIDVNNESGTDIDEQAILDVARYALARMRIHPLSELSVIVVDADAMEQLHIQWMDLPGPTDVMSFPMDELRPPAKDDDEPPQGLLGDIVLCPEVAKKQGEEAPTGHSMDEELQLLTVHGVLHLLGYDHEEPDEKAEMFGLQAAIIDGWRTERGIEGASPAPTIT comes from the coding sequence ATGGCAATCGACGTCAACAACGAATCCGGCACCGACATCGACGAGCAGGCGATCCTCGATGTCGCCCGCTACGCCCTGGCCCGGATGCGTATCCACCCGCTCTCCGAACTCTCGGTCATCGTCGTGGACGCCGACGCCATGGAGCAGCTCCACATCCAGTGGATGGACCTGCCCGGGCCCACCGATGTGATGTCCTTCCCGATGGACGAGCTCCGCCCGCCGGCCAAGGACGACGACGAGCCGCCGCAGGGCCTGCTCGGCGACATCGTGCTCTGCCCGGAGGTCGCGAAGAAGCAGGGCGAGGAGGCGCCGACCGGGCACTCCATGGACGAGGAGCTCCAGCTCCTGACCGTCCACGGCGTCCTCCACCTCCTGGGCTACGACCACGAGGAGCCGGACGAGAAGGCCGAGATGTTCGGCCTCCAGGCGGCGATCATCGACGGCTGGCGTACCGAGCGCGGGATCGAAGGAGCCTCCCCGGCTCCCACGATCACGTGA
- a CDS encoding PhoH family protein produces MTQTPTRPQATARFTVPAKHPMVTVLGSGDALLRVIEKAFPHVDIHVRGNEVSAAGEPRELALVQRLFDEMMLVLRTGQPMTEDAVERSIAMLRGEGDGDETPAEVLTQNILSSRGRTIRPKTLNQKRYVDAIDKHTVVFGIGPAGTGKTYLAMAKAVQALQSKQVNRIILTRPAVEAGERLGFLPGTLYEKIDPYLRPLYDALHDMLDPDSIPRLMAAGTIEVAPLAYMRGRTLNDAFIILDEAQNTSAEQMKMFLTRLGFDSKIVITGDVTQIDLPGGTKSGLRQVVDILEGVEDVHFSRLTSTDVVRHKLVGRIVDAYEQFDERNGK; encoded by the coding sequence ATGACTCAGACACCCACACGACCGCAGGCGACAGCCCGGTTCACGGTCCCGGCCAAGCACCCCATGGTGACGGTCCTGGGCTCCGGGGACGCGCTCCTGCGCGTGATCGAGAAGGCCTTCCCCCACGTGGACATCCACGTCCGGGGCAATGAAGTCAGCGCCGCCGGGGAGCCGCGGGAACTCGCCCTCGTGCAGCGCCTGTTCGACGAGATGATGCTGGTGCTCCGCACCGGACAGCCGATGACGGAGGACGCGGTGGAACGCTCGATCGCGATGCTGCGGGGCGAGGGCGACGGGGACGAGACCCCGGCCGAGGTCCTCACACAGAACATTCTCTCCAGCCGCGGTCGCACGATCCGGCCCAAGACGCTCAACCAGAAGCGCTACGTCGACGCCATCGACAAGCACACGGTCGTCTTCGGCATCGGCCCCGCCGGCACCGGCAAGACGTATCTGGCCATGGCCAAGGCGGTCCAGGCCCTGCAGTCCAAGCAGGTCAACCGGATCATCCTGACCCGGCCTGCCGTCGAGGCGGGCGAGCGGCTCGGCTTCCTGCCCGGCACGCTCTACGAGAAGATCGACCCGTATCTGCGGCCGCTCTACGACGCCCTGCACGACATGCTCGACCCCGACTCCATCCCCCGGCTGATGGCCGCCGGGACGATCGAGGTCGCGCCGCTGGCCTATATGCGCGGCCGGACGCTCAACGACGCCTTCATCATCCTCGACGAGGCGCAGAACACCAGCGCCGAGCAGATGAAGATGTTCCTCACCCGCCTCGGATTCGACTCCAAGATCGTCATCACCGGTGACGTCACCCAGATCGATCTCCCCGGCGGCACCAAGAGCGGTCTGCGGCAGGTCGTGGACATCCTGGAGGGCGTCGAGGACGTCCACTTCTCGCGGCTCACCAGCACGGACGTCGTCCGGCACAAGCTGGTCGGCCGTATTGTCGACGCGTACGAGCAGTTCGACGAGCGCAACGGAAAGTAA
- a CDS encoding PfkB family carbohydrate kinase — translation MTIFSPHAAPQTALSGERSEVFEGAAPVLDPLAEVRAEGDPETDVYLTGTVFLDIIFTGLDSAPVRGTESWARGMGSSPGGIANMATALARLGLRTSLAAAFGDDMYGEYCWEALSRGEGIDLGLSRTVPGWHSPVTVSMAYEGERTMVSHGHEAPPPGEGGAPAPECPPPARACVALLVPGRQEEWIGTAARRGSRVFADVGWDETGRWDPSDLADLEHCEAFLPNAEEAMRYTRTDCPRAAARALAEKVPLAVVTMGERGAFAVDSRTGESAEVPAIAVEALDPTGAGDVFVAGFVTGTLAGWPLADRLAFAGLTAALSVQEFGGSLSAPGWVEIAAWWQHVRSYDDSPSAPRRYAFLDGILPAAARPWPLRRAVPTLGFRQP, via the coding sequence ATGACGATTTTCTCGCCTCATGCGGCACCGCAGACGGCACTGTCCGGCGAGCGTTCCGAGGTGTTCGAGGGCGCCGCGCCGGTCCTCGACCCGCTGGCCGAGGTCCGGGCGGAGGGCGACCCGGAGACGGACGTCTATCTGACCGGGACCGTCTTCCTCGACATCATCTTCACCGGCCTGGACTCGGCCCCCGTGCGCGGCACCGAGTCCTGGGCGCGCGGCATGGGCTCCAGCCCCGGCGGCATCGCCAATATGGCCACCGCCCTCGCCCGGCTGGGCCTGCGGACCTCCCTCGCCGCCGCCTTCGGCGACGACATGTACGGGGAGTACTGCTGGGAGGCGCTCTCCCGCGGCGAGGGCATCGACCTGGGGCTCTCCCGCACGGTTCCCGGCTGGCACTCCCCGGTGACGGTCTCGATGGCCTACGAGGGCGAGCGCACGATGGTCTCGCACGGTCACGAGGCCCCGCCGCCCGGTGAGGGCGGCGCCCCCGCCCCCGAGTGCCCGCCGCCCGCCCGTGCCTGCGTGGCGCTGCTGGTGCCCGGCCGGCAGGAGGAGTGGATCGGCACCGCGGCCCGGCGCGGCAGCCGGGTCTTCGCCGACGTCGGCTGGGACGAGACCGGCCGCTGGGACCCCTCGGACCTGGCCGATCTGGAGCACTGCGAGGCGTTCCTGCCCAACGCCGAGGAGGCCATGCGCTACACCCGGACCGACTGCCCGCGCGCCGCCGCCCGGGCCCTGGCCGAGAAGGTGCCGCTCGCCGTCGTCACGATGGGCGAGCGGGGCGCCTTCGCGGTGGACAGCCGCACCGGGGAGAGCGCCGAGGTGCCGGCCATCGCCGTCGAGGCCCTCGATCCCACCGGCGCCGGGGACGTCTTCGTCGCGGGCTTCGTGACCGGCACCCTGGCCGGCTGGCCGCTCGCCGACCGGCTGGCCTTCGCGGGCCTGACCGCCGCCCTGTCCGTACAGGAATTCGGAGGATCACTCTCCGCACCCGGCTGGGTGGAGATCGCCGCCTGGTGGCAGCACGTGCGGTCCTACGACGACTCCCCGTCCGCCCCGCGCCGCTACGCCTTCCTCGACGGCATCCTCCCCGCCGCCGCCCGCCCCTGGCCGCTGCGCCGGGCCGTGCCGACGCTCGGATTCCGCCAGCCGTGA
- a CDS encoding family 4 glycosyl hydrolase, whose amino-acid sequence MKLTILGGGGFRVPLVHRALLDDARREAPGRCTELTLYDTDSARLKVIANVLAEQAEGIPGAPVVTAVEDLDDALCGADFVFSAIRVGGTAGRVRDERIPLGELVLGQETVGAGGVLYGLRTIPVALHIAERVAAVAPDAWVINFTNPAGMVTEAMSAVLGERVIGICDSPVGLVRRAARAAGADPNRVGFDYVGLNHLGWLRSLTQDGRDLLPGLLADEAALSSFEEGKLFGAQWLQALGSLPNEYLHYYYFRRETLHAVLESPETRGEFLDQQQGGFFAAAAAEPERAYALWERTRLHREETYMAESRAASGGWQRDSCDLDGGGYDQVALALMRAVARDERTRLILNVRNGTTVPALDPGAIIETVCEVSARGARPLPCAPLREDQLGLMLQLKAVERAAIDAAVGENHGAALRAMALHPLVDSPAVAARILDRACPA is encoded by the coding sequence ATGAAGCTGACGATTCTCGGCGGTGGCGGTTTCCGGGTGCCTCTGGTGCACCGGGCCCTGTTGGACGACGCGCGACGCGAGGCACCCGGACGCTGCACCGAACTCACGCTGTACGACACCGACTCCGCGAGACTGAAGGTCATCGCGAACGTGCTGGCCGAGCAGGCGGAGGGCATCCCGGGCGCCCCCGTCGTGACGGCCGTCGAGGACCTGGACGACGCCCTGTGCGGGGCGGACTTCGTCTTCTCCGCGATCCGGGTGGGCGGCACCGCCGGACGGGTGCGTGATGAAAGGATTCCGCTCGGCGAGCTCGTGTTGGGGCAGGAGACCGTCGGCGCGGGCGGCGTGCTCTACGGGCTGCGGACGATCCCGGTGGCGCTGCACATCGCCGAGCGCGTCGCGGCGGTCGCCCCGGACGCCTGGGTCATCAACTTCACCAATCCGGCGGGCATGGTGACCGAGGCGATGTCGGCCGTTCTGGGTGAACGGGTCATCGGCATCTGCGACTCACCCGTGGGGCTGGTGCGGCGCGCCGCGCGGGCGGCGGGCGCCGACCCGAACCGGGTCGGGTTCGACTACGTGGGCCTCAACCACCTCGGCTGGCTGAGGTCATTGACGCAGGACGGCCGGGACCTGCTGCCGGGGCTGCTGGCGGACGAGGCGGCCCTGTCCTCCTTCGAGGAGGGCAAGCTCTTCGGCGCCCAGTGGCTCCAGGCGCTCGGCTCGCTGCCGAACGAGTATCTGCACTATTACTACTTCCGCCGCGAGACCCTGCACGCGGTGCTGGAGTCGCCGGAGACCCGGGGCGAGTTCCTCGACCAGCAGCAGGGCGGCTTCTTCGCGGCGGCCGCCGCCGAGCCCGAGCGGGCGTACGCGCTGTGGGAGCGGACGCGGCTGCACCGCGAGGAGACCTACATGGCCGAGAGCCGGGCGGCCAGCGGCGGCTGGCAGCGCGACTCCTGCGACCTGGACGGCGGCGGCTACGACCAGGTGGCCCTGGCCCTGATGCGGGCGGTCGCCCGGGACGAACGCACCCGGCTGATCCTCAACGTCCGCAACGGCACGACGGTGCCGGCGCTGGACCCCGGGGCGATCATCGAGACGGTCTGCGAGGTGAGCGCGAGGGGCGCACGGCCGCTGCCGTGCGCCCCTTTGCGTGAGGACCAGCTGGGGCTGATGCTCCAGCTCAAGGCCGTCGAACGGGCCGCGATCGATGCGGCCGTGGGTGAGAACCACGGTGCGGCGCTGCGCGCCATGGCCCTGCATCCCCTGGTCGACTCGCCGGCCGTCGCGGCGCGCATCCTGGACCGGGCCTGCCCGGCGTAG